A genomic window from Nosocomiicoccus massiliensis includes:
- a CDS encoding MFS transporter, giving the protein MKNNIRIFVTNNFITTLGNSIFTIILMWHVYELTSSAVYTAIIGSMGHVIGFFLGPLAGVIADRSNKPLNLLIKTLYFNAIIVILLVLSITFASENFEIVSIIILVLIREIIFNFQYPSQTRVLPLIVSSDLITKLIGYRSVTSNIASIIGNSVAGFIISIIGVIGGLLLNSFTFFISSLLLSFISIINSNMITKENTIIKPSLKDEFLDGLKYLWNQKDIRIIAIIASLLNITSMVGPMFVVYFNDFINAGPEFYGVFNAIIGIGSIVAGISIHKINKSFKNSTIVIVGWSILSISLLLMFFSINITVIIIIAFLLGFSLTSPNIVFSSIQILAIPDHYRGRVTTTIRSLSVSLIPLSNILGGIIADLIGVNFVFLIAGMWQILIVIITIKHKNIFNTNYS; this is encoded by the coding sequence ATGAAAAATAACATTAGAATCTTTGTCACAAATAACTTTATTACAACATTAGGTAATAGTATTTTTACTATCATTTTAATGTGGCACGTTTACGAATTAACTAGTTCTGCTGTTTATACTGCGATTATTGGAAGTATGGGACATGTGATAGGATTTTTTCTCGGTCCTTTGGCCGGTGTTATTGCAGACAGAAGTAATAAGCCTTTAAATTTACTAATAAAAACTTTATATTTTAATGCAATAATTGTAATTTTATTGGTACTAAGCATTACATTTGCTTCTGAAAATTTTGAGATAGTTTCGATTATTATCCTTGTATTAATCAGAGAAATTATTTTTAACTTTCAATACCCAAGCCAAACGAGAGTATTACCATTAATTGTATCATCAGATTTGATTACTAAATTAATTGGCTATAGAAGTGTAACGTCTAATATCGCCTCTATTATTGGTAACTCTGTTGCTGGTTTTATTATCTCTATTATTGGAGTAATCGGTGGTTTACTACTTAATTCTTTTACCTTTTTTATCAGCTCATTATTATTAAGTTTTATTAGTATAATAAATAGTAATATGATAACAAAAGAAAATACAATAATCAAACCTAGTTTAAAAGACGAATTTTTAGACGGGTTAAAATATTTATGGAATCAAAAAGACATAAGAATCATTGCAATAATTGCTAGCTTATTGAATATTACATCTATGGTTGGACCAATGTTTGTTGTTTACTTTAATGATTTCATTAATGCTGGACCAGAATTTTATGGAGTGTTCAATGCAATTATTGGGATTGGTAGTATTGTAGCAGGAATATCAATTCATAAAATAAATAAATCTTTTAAAAACTCCACAATAGTAATTGTTGGCTGGAGCATCCTATCTATTTCATTGTTACTAATGTTTTTTTCTATTAACATAACGGTTATAATTATTATCGCATTTTTATTAGGTTTCTCATTAACCTCTCCAAATATCGTTTTTAGTAGTATCCAAATCCTTGCGATACCCGATCATTATCGTGGTAGAGTTACCACAACGATAAGATCACTTAGTGTTTCACTAATACCGCTTTCTAATATATTAGGAGGTATTATTGCTGATTTAATTGGAGTCAATTTTGTATTCTTAATTGCTGGTATGTGGCAAATATTAATAGTCATTATAACAATAAAACACAAGAACATATTCAATACGAATTATAGTTAA
- a CDS encoding helix-turn-helix transcriptional regulator, which produces MNIGKIIKRERIKKKMTLEQLGGDKYNKSHLSKIENGKTTPSYETLIYISQQLNVNLSMFFDEIDNEWTREIIQKIDRNLEKLYIPEDLFDEVFQNINKLSYIKSSIRLLYILSNHFTILNEDEKLEKVKDKIKEILSFINDDEINLESIILSSNIYFSSKKYLEAYKFLKSIERNYSEEIQLYDSCKDIFLLQKLVALINLSYEDKFFSTYKKIYFHSIQTENFKNYTRATVMLMSYFKLKKDEKAYYYYFKELKEINKWIPKIEYELELLLDYYVDKEINLNLNGVYRYKKALNLIETSNIPSNYKQILSLKYYYSQQEYRLVIDNAEDNLIPKQLMFCVVDRASYFRKMLFLPLSYWMLGEENKASRAYDKLYHEIKDIKDHPIIKEIIQTYIKEYASSH; this is translated from the coding sequence ATGAATATAGGCAAAATTATTAAAAGAGAAAGAATTAAAAAGAAAATGACTCTTGAACAACTTGGCGGTGATAAATATAATAAATCTCATTTAAGTAAAATTGAAAACGGAAAAACAACACCTTCTTATGAGACTTTGATATATATATCTCAACAACTTAATGTTAATTTATCAATGTTTTTTGATGAAATTGATAATGAGTGGACTAGAGAAATAATACAAAAAATAGATAGAAATTTAGAAAAACTATATATACCAGAAGATTTATTTGATGAAGTATTTCAAAATATAAATAAACTTAGCTATATAAAGTCATCAATAAGATTACTATATATTTTATCAAACCATTTTACGATTCTAAATGAAGATGAAAAATTAGAAAAAGTAAAAGATAAAATAAAAGAGATTTTATCTTTTATAAATGATGATGAAATAAATCTAGAAAGTATAATCTTAAGTTCTAATATATATTTTTCTTCAAAGAAATATTTAGAAGCTTATAAATTTTTAAAATCTATAGAACGAAATTATTCAGAAGAGATACAATTATATGATTCATGTAAAGATATTTTTTTATTACAAAAACTTGTTGCACTTATAAATCTTTCTTATGAAGATAAGTTCTTTAGTACATATAAGAAAATATATTTTCATTCAATACAGACTGAAAACTTTAAAAATTATACGCGTGCAACAGTAATGTTGATGTCTTATTTTAAATTGAAAAAAGATGAAAAAGCATACTATTATTATTTTAAAGAGTTAAAAGAAATTAATAAATGGATACCAAAAATAGAATATGAATTAGAATTACTACTAGACTATTATGTGGATAAAGAAATTAATTTGAATTTAAATGGAGTATACAGGTATAAAAAAGCATTAAATCTTATAGAGACTTCTAATATTCCTAGTAATTATAAACAGATATTATCATTAAAATATTATTATTCTCAGCAAGAATATAGACTTGTAATCGATAATGCAGAAGATAACTTAATACCAAAGCAATTGATGTTTTGTGTAGTAGATAGAGCAAGTTATTTTAGAAAAATGTTATTTCTTCCGCTTTCTTACTGGATGCTAGGAGAAGAAAATAAAGCGAGTAGAGCTTATGATAAGCTCTATCATGAAATTAAAGACATAAAGGATCATCCAATTATTAAGGAGATAATTCAAACTTATATTAAAGAATATGCTTCATCGCATTGA
- a CDS encoding multicopper oxidase family protein — MMVIVLSACTSNDGEASVEDTNNGKDSNEEVNMNEDNENSMEENMNNSSSEGEMNNGSMGNGHMDHDDVVSLIDSTGENELNIPPLLKSDSNKGIEYTIRAQKGESEIFDGFQTKTYGYNGSFLGPVLQFEKGDTVKINLINELDENTTFHWHGLEVPGNDDGGPHNVLEPGEESTIEFDVTQEAATLWFHPHPEGKTSEQVYNGLAGLIYIEDQNSKNLELPSEYGENDIPLIFQDRVFDDEKQLNYKAIANEDGTVGDTSLINGTLNPKLTVDKEKVRLRLLNGSNARNYTVKLNTGDAFVQVATDGGFLNEQVSMQEITLTPSERAEIVIDFSQVKTNEEIALVNEEGTTLLPFEITDQTGKTIDIPDEMNEFSVTEEEKNLPVTKEIELFGMMDMVTINGKKFDPERIDFTQEQGVTEVWEIYNKPDMMGGMIHPFHIHGAQFKILSRNGEAPPENERGWKDSFSVSPDETVKIAIQFKNKGIYMFHCHILEHEDNGMMGQVKVE, encoded by the coding sequence ATGATGGTCATTGTTTTATCAGCTTGTACAAGCAATGACGGAGAAGCATCTGTAGAAGATACTAACAATGGGAAGGATTCAAATGAAGAGGTGAATATGAATGAGGACAATGAAAATTCTATGGAAGAAAATATGAATAACTCCTCCAGTGAAGGAGAAATGAATAATGGTTCCATGGGTAATGGTCATATGGATCATGATGATGTGGTAAGTCTAATTGATTCGACAGGAGAGAATGAACTGAATATCCCCCCTCTACTCAAAAGCGACAGCAACAAAGGTATTGAATATACAATACGCGCGCAAAAAGGAGAATCAGAAATATTTGATGGCTTTCAAACAAAAACATATGGTTATAATGGCTCGTTTCTAGGTCCCGTGCTTCAATTTGAAAAAGGAGATACTGTGAAGATAAACTTAATCAATGAACTCGATGAAAATACCACTTTTCACTGGCATGGATTGGAAGTGCCGGGGAATGACGATGGTGGTCCACACAATGTATTGGAGCCAGGCGAAGAGAGTACTATTGAATTTGACGTGACACAGGAAGCTGCCACATTGTGGTTCCATCCCCACCCGGAAGGAAAAACCTCTGAACAAGTGTACAACGGACTTGCTGGGTTAATTTATATCGAGGACCAAAATTCAAAAAATCTAGAATTACCAAGTGAATATGGAGAAAATGACATTCCTCTCATTTTCCAGGACAGAGTCTTTGATGACGAAAAACAGTTGAATTATAAAGCAATAGCAAATGAAGATGGCACTGTCGGAGATACATCATTAATTAATGGAACATTAAATCCAAAATTAACTGTAGATAAAGAAAAAGTACGGCTTCGACTTTTAAATGGCTCAAATGCAAGAAACTACACCGTTAAACTAAATACAGGAGATGCTTTTGTACAAGTCGCAACAGACGGCGGATTTTTAAATGAACAGGTTTCAATGCAAGAAATAACACTCACGCCTTCAGAACGGGCCGAAATAGTTATTGACTTCTCACAAGTTAAAACTAATGAAGAGATTGCTCTAGTAAACGAAGAAGGTACCACGCTCTTACCTTTTGAAATCACAGATCAAACAGGTAAGACCATAGATATACCTGATGAAATGAATGAATTTTCAGTTACGGAAGAAGAAAAGAATTTACCAGTAACAAAAGAAATTGAACTTTTTGGCATGATGGATATGGTAACGATAAATGGTAAAAAATTTGACCCTGAAAGAATTGATTTTACGCAGGAACAAGGTGTCACCGAAGTATGGGAAATCTATAATAAACCAGACATGATGGGCGGCATGATTCACCCGTTCCACATCCATGGTGCTCAGTTTAAAATCCTTTCCAGGAATGGAGAAGCACCACCTGAGAACGAAAGAGGTTGGAAAGATAGTTTTTCCGTTTCCCCGGATGAGACTGTGAAAATTGCCATTCAGTTTAAAAATAAAGGCATATATATGTTCCACTGTCACATACTTGAACATGAGGACAATGGGATGATGGGACAGGTTAAAGTAGAATAA
- a CDS encoding MFS transporter has product MKYDMTLTEKQNLTAYLISIATITIGGSVYNFAISYFLLNETGSALYFSINLAISSITFLIITPFSGVLTDFLNRRNIIIYGEFILMLSILLLFIVTYFYGLSLFSIYIVTFIRSLFNAIVNNAFSASVSNMFHIDNLQKVLGLSSSIQSSATFLGPILGGLLFGISSFELVLFIFLLLSLISFLFDYSINFELFKKENISNNFITDSKINYFKKFLDEIKSGFKYLVSVPILSTVIFVGVFINFFNAGDMVLPEKMMINVLDFSPIQVGIVNGIMACGTVVAGIYLANTKKIENHLNVMRWGFIICAFITILIPIPIYLEKHFQFNFLYLSTILFVKFFVLALINVPFIRIIHEETEDYMKGRVFSGLGVISSAIIPIAFILYGFIYDLGFYFLPNIISAVIIILLSIIYFNPKKFI; this is encoded by the coding sequence ATGAAATATGATATGACTTTAACTGAAAAACAAAATCTTACTGCTTATCTTATTAGTATTGCGACTATTACTATTGGAGGAAGCGTCTATAATTTTGCTATTTCTTATTTTTTACTTAATGAAACAGGATCAGCATTATATTTTTCAATAAATTTAGCAATTTCATCTATAACATTTCTAATTATTACTCCATTTTCTGGTGTATTAACTGATTTTTTAAATCGTAGAAATATTATTATTTACGGAGAATTCATTCTTATGCTAAGTATCCTTTTACTTTTCATAGTTACATATTTTTATGGCTTATCTTTATTTTCTATCTACATTGTAACATTCATCAGAAGTCTTTTTAATGCTATAGTGAATAACGCTTTTTCAGCTTCTGTATCAAATATGTTTCATATTGATAATTTACAAAAAGTTTTAGGTCTAAGTTCAAGTATCCAATCATCCGCAACATTTTTAGGTCCGATATTAGGCGGATTATTATTTGGAATTTCATCCTTTGAATTAGTACTTTTTATATTCTTACTACTTTCTTTAATTTCGTTTTTATTTGATTACAGTATTAATTTTGAGTTGTTTAAAAAAGAAAACATTTCAAACAACTTCATAACTGACTCTAAGATCAATTACTTTAAAAAATTTTTAGACGAAATTAAATCTGGTTTTAAGTATCTAGTGTCCGTTCCAATATTAAGCACTGTCATTTTTGTTGGTGTATTTATTAACTTCTTCAATGCTGGTGATATGGTGTTACCTGAAAAAATGATGATTAACGTTTTAGATTTTTCTCCGATACAAGTTGGGATTGTAAATGGTATTATGGCGTGCGGAACAGTTGTTGCTGGGATTTATCTTGCAAATACTAAAAAAATTGAAAATCATTTAAATGTAATGAGATGGGGATTTATTATTTGTGCGTTTATTACGATATTAATTCCAATTCCAATTTATTTAGAGAAACACTTTCAATTTAATTTCTTATATTTATCGACAATATTATTTGTAAAATTTTTTGTTTTAGCATTAATCAATGTTCCCTTTATACGAATTATTCATGAAGAAACAGAAGATTATATGAAAGGTAGAGTTTTCTCAGGATTAGGAGTAATAAGTAGTGCGATTATTCCAATTGCATTCATATTATACGGATTTATATATGATTTGGGATTCTACTTTTTACCAAATATAATTAGCGCAGTCATTATAATACTTCTCTCTATAATTTATTTTAATCCAAAAAAATTCATCTAA
- a CDS encoding tyrosine-type recombinase/integrase: protein MNYMRVSTPNDKLEAFFGRHKELHKIKIHGFRHTHASLLFEAGATIKEVQSRLGHSDIKTTMDIYTHITTTSRKRLAEKFQNHINF from the coding sequence ATGAATTACATGAGAGTGTCTACACCAAATGATAAATTAGAGGCTTTTTTTGGCAGGCACAAAGAACTTCACAAAATTAAAATTCATGGATTTAGACACACTCATGCATCCTTACTTTTTGAAGCAGGCGCAACAATTAAAGAAGTACAATCGAGATTAGGTCATAGTGACATAAAAACGACTATGGATATATACACTCATATTACAACTACATCAAGAAAAAGATTGGCTGAGAAGTTCCAAAATCATATCAATTTTTAG
- a CDS encoding phosphoribosylanthranilate isomerase, whose amino-acid sequence MDNILFDQFINICLALNNIDIKPTLMGSLGLELVSNREWSPSDIDIHVPGDPRGWEAPDEDRIYNFEQINAVMNQLGFSLIDRHEHEYSNGDISIEFGCIDTLPEFADIQLSELQELHIDGTEFFVPTLKQYLKIYKASSKDSYRNDNNNFKDFEKIAYLEERISL is encoded by the coding sequence ATGGACAACATACTATTTGATCAATTTATCAATATTTGTCTTGCATTAAATAATATTGATATAAAACCTACATTAATGGGGTCTTTAGGTTTAGAGTTAGTTAGTAATAGAGAATGGTCGCCAAGTGACATTGATATACACGTTCCAGGTGACCCCCGTGGATGGGAAGCTCCTGATGAAGATAGAATATATAACTTTGAGCAGATTAATGCTGTAATGAATCAATTGGGCTTCTCTCTCATTGATCGCCATGAGCATGAGTACTCAAATGGTGATATATCTATAGAATTTGGTTGCATCGATACATTACCCGAATTCGCTGATATACAACTTTCTGAACTACAAGAACTGCATATTGATGGTACAGAGTTCTTTGTTCCTACACTCAAACAGTATCTAAAAATATATAAAGCATCATCAAAGGATAGCTATAGAAATGATAATAACAACTTTAAGGATTTTGAAAAGATTGCGTACTTAGAAGAAAGAATTAGCTTGTAA
- a CDS encoding copper-translocating P-type ATPase: MNTEDNHNHEENHESHNHNGHDHHAHMVTDFRNKFFIILIFTIPIVLLSPMIQSFIGVDWQFTGDSYIVAALATFVYFYGGWPFIKGAYDELKNKEPGMMTLIAMAISVAYFYSMAVVFGFNGEEIFWELSTLVLIMLLGHWIEMRSINNASKALESLASLMPDTANRITENGETEEIQIDDIKAGDLLLVKPGEKMPLDGKIVKGKSQVDESMLTGESVPVGKSVDDEVIGGSINREGSLTIEVEKLMNESYLTQVIDMVRESQRTKSKTQDVTNKAAKWLFYIALAAGIITFIVWISIGATIDTAIMRLVTVLVIACPHALGLAAPLVISVSTSLAAKHGLLIRKRPQFEKARKINAVIFDKTGTLTEGEFGVTDIQTFNNIDENILLSYAATVENDSEHPIARGILNEAKLKELELLEMTNFNSITGVGIEGTIDDKQVKVVSPGYVRKQKIDFDDHNFNKWSEQGKTVVFVLVNEELAGAIALADKIKESSKQAIEQLHKRNIKAIMLTGDNQKVANYVAEQIGIDEVYAEVMPDEKADKVTEIQERGLIVAMTGDGINDAPALTKADVGIAVGAGTDIAIDSADIVLVDSNPKDILAIFSLSKRTYNKLVQNLIWATGYNVIALPLAAGVLAPWGIILSPAVGAILMSLSTIIVAINAQLLHRFEVE; this comes from the coding sequence ATGAATACAGAAGATAATCATAATCATGAGGAGAACCACGAATCCCATAATCATAACGGTCACGATCATCATGCACATATGGTGACAGATTTTCGAAATAAATTCTTCATTATCCTGATATTCACAATTCCAATTGTACTTCTATCTCCGATGATTCAAAGTTTCATAGGTGTGGATTGGCAATTTACTGGAGATAGTTATATTGTGGCAGCGTTGGCCACTTTCGTTTATTTCTACGGGGGGTGGCCATTCATTAAGGGCGCTTACGATGAATTGAAAAACAAAGAACCAGGCATGATGACATTAATAGCAATGGCGATTTCTGTCGCTTACTTCTATAGTATGGCAGTTGTTTTTGGATTCAATGGGGAAGAAATTTTCTGGGAGTTGTCAACTCTTGTATTAATCATGCTTCTCGGACATTGGATTGAAATGCGATCTATTAACAATGCTTCCAAGGCCCTGGAATCCCTCGCATCATTAATGCCTGATACGGCAAACCGTATCACTGAAAATGGTGAAACAGAAGAAATTCAGATTGATGATATTAAAGCGGGTGATTTACTATTGGTAAAACCCGGAGAAAAAATGCCGCTGGATGGTAAAATCGTTAAAGGAAAGTCGCAAGTTGATGAATCAATGTTAACGGGTGAATCTGTTCCAGTTGGAAAATCCGTTGATGACGAGGTCATTGGCGGTTCAATAAACAGAGAAGGTTCTCTCACTATTGAAGTAGAGAAACTGATGAATGAATCTTATCTGACACAAGTTATAGATATGGTTAGAGAATCACAACGTACTAAATCGAAAACTCAGGATGTAACTAATAAAGCAGCTAAATGGTTATTCTATATCGCTTTAGCTGCCGGTATTATCACATTTATCGTTTGGATAAGTATCGGAGCAACTATAGATACTGCTATCATGAGATTGGTAACAGTTTTGGTTATTGCTTGTCCTCATGCTTTAGGTCTGGCAGCACCGTTGGTTATTTCAGTATCTACATCCCTTGCTGCAAAGCACGGTTTGTTAATTCGAAAACGTCCACAGTTTGAAAAGGCTCGTAAAATTAACGCTGTGATATTTGATAAAACCGGCACTTTGACTGAAGGTGAATTTGGGGTTACAGATATACAGACTTTCAATAATATTGACGAAAATATCCTTTTAAGTTATGCAGCAACAGTAGAAAATGACTCGGAACACCCTATTGCGAGAGGTATACTCAATGAAGCCAAGTTAAAAGAACTTGAATTGCTTGAAATGACAAATTTCAATTCAATTACTGGTGTAGGAATTGAAGGGACGATTGATGATAAACAAGTCAAAGTAGTGAGTCCGGGATATGTACGTAAACAAAAAATAGATTTTGATGATCATAACTTCAATAAATGGTCAGAACAAGGTAAGACGGTAGTTTTTGTTTTGGTAAACGAAGAATTAGCAGGTGCGATTGCACTGGCAGATAAAATTAAGGAAAGTTCTAAGCAGGCAATTGAACAGCTGCATAAGAGAAATATTAAAGCTATCATGTTGACCGGGGACAATCAGAAAGTAGCAAATTACGTTGCAGAACAAATAGGAATTGATGAGGTTTATGCGGAAGTGATGCCCGATGAGAAAGCCGACAAAGTGACAGAAATCCAAGAACGTGGATTGATTGTTGCAATGACAGGAGATGGCATCAATGATGCACCTGCATTGACTAAAGCAGATGTTGGAATCGCTGTGGGCGCAGGTACTGATATTGCAATAGATAGTGCAGACATCGTTCTAGTTGACAGTAACCCGAAAGATATTCTTGCAATATTCAGCCTATCTAAAAGAACATATAATAAACTAGTACAGAATCTGATTTGGGCAACCGGATATAACGTCATTGCTCTCCCATTGGCAGCAGGAGTACTGGCGCCTTGGGGAATAATACTCAGTCCGGCTGTAGGTGCGATTTTGATGAGTCTCAGTACAATTATCGTAGCAATCAATGCGCAGTTACTTCATAGATTTGAAGTAGAATAA
- a CDS encoding tyrosine-type recombinase/integrase, producing the protein MKYMRVSSPNDKLEAFFKHHSDLHKIHVHCFRHTHASLLFESGATLKDVQTRLGDSDIKTAMDIYMHIAK; encoded by the coding sequence ATGAAGTACATGCGTGTATCGTCACCTAATGACAAATTAGAGGCATTCTTTAAACATCATTCAGATCTTCATAAGATACACGTTCATTGCTTCAGACATACCCATGCTTCGCTATTATTCGAATCAGGTGCTACACTTAAAGATGTACAAACTAGATTAGGTGATAGTGATATAAAGACGGCAATGGACATTTATATGCACATCGCAAAATAA
- a CDS encoding lanthionine synthetase C family protein, with amino-acid sequence MIDFECSILKNSNFDNGIETPGFRNYTNKKNLLKEDIVKVGCLLLYGLLPMNTILELDYKKYKDILRFLNNFSYIPKDLLRLIEGIFNYDFFSIESVLISFDKINFNNSNKEFSENVFNLDKNDIRNKISESINNIIDSILIENKTIFLPSDPHIYDTNKLSVAHGFSGILYNLYILEKYTDKSTDLNNLYYEMISLLEKPNEYSSSLFMGNSGIAWVLETLGYHEISHIYIDYANKNLPKLNDLFYGKAGVGLSNLYFYKKTKEKKYLNEAKKIASSILKSAHQKNGKYYWKDCHDDVYNGYGRGSSGISLLYLYLFLETEDKKYLEIGEKALGFDIDNLTTDDTGKIGLNREPISSNKIVLSPYLYDGIAGVGSVLIRYFKVTKNNKYLHLVNKITNSLNIHFTMFPGYMRGLSGIVNFHLDVYSFTRNKLNLDIARRLASNFYLYEDRVKKGLYAGEQLIRLSNDYFTGSIGVTSTLARLYEINTHNDCNQNFFLDQYYMNLGSEVYEK; translated from the coding sequence ATGATTGATTTTGAATGCTCAATATTAAAAAACTCGAATTTTGATAATGGAATAGAAACACCCGGATTTAGAAATTATACTAATAAGAAAAATCTATTAAAAGAAGATATTGTTAAAGTTGGTTGTTTATTATTATATGGTCTTCTTCCTATGAATACAATACTAGAATTAGACTATAAAAAATATAAAGATATACTACGGTTTCTAAATAATTTTTCATATATTCCTAAGGATTTATTGAGACTAATAGAAGGAATATTTAACTATGATTTCTTCTCAATCGAATCTGTTCTAATCTCATTTGATAAAATAAACTTTAATAATTCTAATAAAGAGTTCTCTGAAAATGTGTTTAATTTAGATAAGAATGATATACGAAATAAAATTTCTGAATCAATTAATAATATTATAGATTCCATATTAATTGAGAATAAAACAATTTTTTTACCTTCGGATCCTCATATTTATGACACAAATAAACTATCTGTAGCTCATGGATTTTCTGGTATTTTATATAATTTATATATATTAGAAAAATATACAGATAAAAGTACAGATCTTAACAATTTATATTATGAAATGATTAGTTTATTAGAAAAACCCAACGAATACTCATCCTCTTTATTTATGGGAAATAGTGGTATTGCTTGGGTACTTGAAACTCTTGGATATCATGAAATTTCTCATATATATATAGATTATGCAAATAAAAATTTACCTAAACTAAATGATTTATTCTACGGAAAAGCTGGCGTAGGATTATCTAATTTATATTTCTACAAGAAAACTAAAGAAAAAAAATATTTAAATGAAGCGAAAAAGATTGCTTCTTCAATATTAAAATCTGCTCATCAAAAGAATGGGAAATATTATTGGAAAGACTGTCATGATGACGTTTATAATGGGTACGGCAGAGGTAGTAGTGGAATTTCTCTTTTATATTTGTATCTGTTTTTAGAAACAGAAGACAAAAAGTATTTAGAAATTGGAGAAAAAGCATTAGGCTTTGATATTGATAATTTGACAACCGATGATACAGGAAAAATCGGTTTGAACAGAGAGCCTATCTCTAGCAATAAAATTGTTCTTTCACCATATTTATATGATGGTATAGCCGGTGTAGGAAGTGTTTTAATTAGATATTTTAAAGTTACTAAAAATAATAAATACCTCCATCTTGTGAATAAAATAACTAATAGTCTTAATATTCATTTTACTATGTTTCCAGGTTATATGAGAGGTTTATCTGGTATTGTAAACTTTCATTTAGATGTTTATTCATTTACTAGAAATAAATTAAACCTGGATATTGCTAGAAGATTAGCAAGTAATTTTTATCTATATGAAGATAGAGTTAAAAAAGGCCTTTATGCTGGAGAACAACTCATTAGGTTATCTAATGATTACTTTACAGGTAGTATTGGAGTAACATCTACCTTGGCAAGACTGTATGAAATAAATACTCATAATGATTGTAATCAAAACTTTTTCTTAGATCAGTACTATATGAATTTAGGTAGTGAAGTTTATGAAAAATAA
- a CDS encoding four-helix bundle copper-binding protein: MAHEQHQQLIQTLHECMEACNHCYDACLREEDVNMMAECIRLDRECADICAFLEQALMRGTPFASDLAAVCAKICEACGNECQKHDHEHCQKCAEACFKCAEACKEIA, translated from the coding sequence ATGGCTCATGAACAACACCAACAACTGATTCAGACGTTACATGAATGTATGGAGGCCTGTAACCACTGCTACGATGCGTGTTTGAGAGAAGAGGACGTAAATATGATGGCGGAATGCATCCGTCTGGACCGTGAATGTGCAGATATCTGTGCATTTCTGGAACAAGCACTAATGAGAGGTACACCATTTGCTTCCGATTTAGCAGCGGTATGCGCCAAGATTTGCGAAGCTTGCGGAAATGAATGTCAGAAACACGACCACGAACACTGCCAGAAATGTGCAGAAGCGTGCTTCAAATGTGCAGAAGCTTGTAAGGAAATTGCTTAG
- the rpsI gene encoding 30S ribosomal protein S9 has product MMLIIGGNVDISMLMKYIIHYEKSKIFERKKPGLKKARKSPQFSKR; this is encoded by the coding sequence ATGATGTTAATAATTGGAGGAAACGTTGATATATCAATGTTAATGAAGTATATCATTCACTATGAAAAATCGAAAATTTTTGAGCGTAAAAAACCAGGTCTTAAGAAAGCACGTAAATCACCACAATTCTCAAAACGTTAA
- a CDS encoding BlaI/MecI/CopY family transcriptional regulator: MKDILKILEKIRGENLTKAIDSNITNSEWEVMRVVWAQNKTTSKDIRDIMALNQLKFKFLKVK; encoded by the coding sequence ATGAAAGACATCTTAAAAATACTTGAAAAAATTAGAGGTGAAAATTTGACCAAAGCAATTGATTCAAATATCACAAATTCCGAATGGGAAGTGATGCGGGTCGTTTGGGCACAAAACAAAACTACGAGTAAAGATATTAGAGATATTATGGCGTTGAATCAGTTAAAGTTCAAATTCCTGAAGGTAAAGTAG